The Streptomyces sp. JB150 genomic interval ACGCCGTGGTCGTGGCCCGCACCGAGCGGTCCACCCCCCTGCTGGAGGCCGTCTACACCGGAGACGCCCCCGACCCCGCGCCGCTGCTCGCGGCCCTGCAGGAGCGGCTGCCCGCCTACATGGTGCCCCGCACCCTGCTGCGCCTGCCCGAACTGCCCCTCAACCTCAACGGCAAGACCGACCGCAAGGCCGTCCGGGCCGCCCTGGACGGGGCCCGCCCGGCCGCGTCCGGCCCGCACCGCTCCCCTCCCGCGGACCGGCCCGCGGCCCTCGCCCACCGCACCCGCCTCCCGGAAGGAACCCGGTGACGTGACCGCGCCCACCACCCCCACCACGCTGCCCGGCCGTGAGGAGTTCTGCTCCGCCATGGCGCAGCTCGCCACCGGTGTCGCGGTCATCACGACCGCCGGGCCGGACGGCCCGGTCGGCTGCACCGCCAACGCCGTGCTCTCCCTGTCCACCGAACCGCCCTCGGTGCTCGTCTCCCTCGCCACCGGCGGCCGCACCGTGCGGCACGCCCGCGCGCACGGCGGTTTCGCGGTCAACATCCTCAGCTGGCAGCAACGGGAGCTGATGCACCGTTTCGCCGAGCTGCCCGCGGCGGAACGCTTCGACGGCGTCGCCTACCGCGACGAGGAGGGCTGCCCGGTCCTCACGGCCACCGCCGCGACCGTGGTGTGCCGCCTCGACCAGGCGCCCACCGTGCTCGACCACACCCTCCTGATCGGGCGGGTCCTGTGGACCGCGCAGGACCCCACCGCTCCGGCCCTGGTGCTCTACCAGCGCCACCAGCACGCCGTGGCCGGCTGATCACGGCCGCGCCGCCCGACCCACCCCCGCCCCACCCGCAGGCACGCACTCAGGACAGGAATCGAGCATGAGCGTCTTCGGCACCATGGAATCAGAGGTCCGCAGCTACAGCCGGGCCTGGCCCACCGTGTTCAGCACAGGACGCGGCGCCGTGCTGCGCGACGAGGCCGGACGGTCCTTCATCGACTTCTTCGCCGGCGCCGGCGCGCTCAACTACGGGCACAACCCGCCCGAGCTGAAGGCCGCGCTGCTCGACTACCTCTCCGGCGACGGCGTCACCCACGGACTCGACATGCACACCACCGCCAAGCGGCTGTTCCTGGAACGCCTGCGCGACCTGGTGCTCACCCCGCGCGGCCTGGACTACCGCGTCCAGTTCCCCGGCCCCGGCGGCACCAACGCCGTCGAGGCCGCGCTCAAGCTCGCCCGGAAGGTCACCGGCCGGCACACCGTGGCCTACTTCGAGCGAGGCTTCCACGGCATGACGCTCGGCGCCCTGGCCGTCACCGCCAACCCGGCGAAGCGCGCCGGAGCCGGCGTACCGCTGCCGCACACCGTGCCCGTGCCCTTCGACCACCCGGCGGACGACGACGGGGAGTCGGTGGCGCGGCTCGTCCGGTCGCTGGACGGTGCCGCCGCGGACGGGCCGCTCGCGGCGGTGGTGGTGGAGACCGTGCAGGGCGAGGGCGGGGTCAACCCGGCCCGCCCGGTATGGCTGCGCGCCCTGGCCGCCTGGGCCCGCGAGCACGGTGCCCTCCTGGTGGTGGACGACATCCAGATGGGCTGCGGACGCACCGGCCCGTTCTTCTCCTTCGAAACGGCCGGAATCGTTCCCGACATCGTCTGCCTGTCCAAGTCCATCAGCGGGTACGGGACGCCCATGGCCCTGACGCTCATGCGCCCCGAGTACGACGTGTGGAAGCCCGGAGAGCACAACGGCACGTTCCGCGGGTACAACCCCGCGTTCGTCACCGGGGCCCGCGCGCTGGAGCTGTTCTGGTCCGACCGTGCGCTGGAGAACCGGGCCACGGCCCTGGGGGAACGGGTGCGCCGCGCCCTCACCGAGACCGCCCGCCGGCACGGCCTGGCCGCCCCGCGCGGACGCGGTCTGGCCTGGGGCCTGCCCTTCGACCGCCCCGGTGCGGCCCGCGAGGTGTGCGACGCCGCGTACCGGGGCGGCCTGTTGCTGGAGACCGCCGGGCCCCACGACGAGGTGGCCAAGGTCCTTCCGCCGCTGACCGTGGCGGACGAGCACGTGGAACAGGGCCTTGGAATACTCGACGAAGCCGTCGCCTCGGTGGTCGGCGGACGCACGCTCGCGGCCTGAGCGGGCCCTTGGCGGACCAGGGCCGGGCGGGACGGGTCAGGTCCCGCCCATGACCTCCATGGCGTCCGTGACGTCGATGGCGTCCATGACGTCCATGACGTCCATGACGGAACCCTCGGCGGCGAACGGGCCACGGGGCGAGCGAAGGGGAGAAGCGGATGTCGGCCGACCTGGCGGGTTTCCTCGGTGTCGTTCTGGTGGCCTACCTGGTCCCCGGCCCGGACTTCCTGGTGGTCGTCCGCTCGGCGGCCGAGCACCCCGCCAAGGGACGGGCCGCGGCGCTGGGCGCCCAGACCGGGCTGTGCGTGCACATGCTCGCCGCCGCCACAGGGCTGTCGCTGATCGCCGCCCGCTCCCCCGTGGTCTACGACGCCATCAAGCTGCTCGGCGCGGCCTACCTGGTCTACCTCGGCGTCCGGGCGGTCCTGGCCGCCCGGCGCGCCGCCCGTGAGCGCCGCGCCGAACCGGCGGCGGCAGAGGGCCCGCGGGGGCCGGCCGGTCCGCGGGCCCCGGCCGCGGACGAGCGGGACGAGCCGGCCGGTGCCCGGTGGCGGTCCGGCTTCACCCAGGGCTTCCTCACCAATGTGCTCAACCCCAAGGCGGCGCTGTTCTTCCTGAGCATCCTGCCGCAGTTCGTGCACGGCGGCGGCTCGACGGCGCGTCAGGTCTTCTTCCTCGGGATCCTCGACGTCCTCATCGGTGTCGTCTACTGGTTCGCCCTGGTCGCCGTCGCCGCGCGGCTGCGGACCTTCCTCGCCCGGCCGAAGGTCCGCCACCGCTGGGAGCTGACGACCGGCTGGCTCTTCATCGCCATCGGCATCGGCGTCGCCGCCGCCTCCTGAGACCTCCCGCAGCACGCTCCCGTGCCCACGGTTCGGCATGTGGCTCGCCCCCCCCCCGGCGGGCCTACGGCTGCCAGCGGGCTGCCCCTCGCCGTAGTACCGGCCCACCACGGCGGTGGGGAGGAAGGACCGCGGGCAGTGGCGCATGGTGCCGGGGTGGTCGACGGGTGCGCCCCAGCCGGCGGGGGCTCGGTCGGTGGAGAGGAAGCGCCGGGGTGAGCTGCCTGGTGGGCAGGTGCAGCGGCATGGCGTTCGGGCCGCCCGCCAGATTGACGGCGGTGTTCTGCCCAGGGACGTTCCGCCGGGCGCGTTCCGCCGGTGTCACGAGGCTGCAACGGTCCGGGGGCGACCCCGGGACAGGGAAACCGCGGATGGCCGAATATCGTCCCCCACGACATCACTTCGCGTGCCCCCGTGAGGCCGCGAACCATCAGCAGGGGGGAACCACCATGACACCCACCATGACCGGCATCAGACCCGAGGGCCGTCGCCGTCCCGCGCCGTTCCGCACGGCCCTCACCGCGCTGGGAGCCGCGGGGGTGTTCACGCTGACGCTCACGGCGTGCGGCCCAGGCGGCTCCGCCGCCGCGCCCGGCTCCTCCGCTTCGGCCACCGCGACGGCGAGCGGCGGCGCGGGAGCGGAGGCCGGTGCCACGCCGTCCGGGAAGGTGACGGCCGGTACGGGCGCTGCCACGGCGGCCCCTACGGCCACCCCCACGACCCCTGCGACGTCGGCCCCGGCGGGCTCCCCCGCACCCGCGTCCGGCGGCGCGGCGGCCGAAGGCCCGGCGACCGAGGACCCGGCAGGCACCGGCACGGACTGCGATCACAAGATGCCCGTCTCCCCCGACGAGATCGCCGTACTGCGCTACACCCCCGAAGGGGGCTCTCTGAGCCTCATCTTCAAGCACGGCAACTGGGACTGCCCGACGCCCGACTCCGACGGCCCGCCCTTCGTCACCGTGGGCAAGGAGACCTTCCTGCCCCTGAACCAGGCGGCGCACATCACCGTCACCGATCCGATCGTGGCGAGCACCGAGAACCAGGAGATCGGCGTGCAGGAGTTCCTCGACTGGCTGGAAACGCACCCGAACAGCGGCCTGGTGTTCACGTACCACGTGGGTGCCGACGGTGCCATCGACTCCCTTGAGCAGATCTTCACGCCCTGACATCCGGGCTGCGGACCTCAGCTCGGCAGGTAACGGGCGAAGAAGGACCGTACGAGGTCGTGAACGGCGGGCACGCTGACGCGCGGGTCGGTCCGGCCGACCATGGCCGCGCGCCCGGCGGCGGTCATCAGGCCGGCCTCGTGGAGCTGGGGAACGAAGGCCGCGTAGTCGGTGAAGACCCACGCCGATCCGCGGGGCCCACGGATCGTTGCGGGAGGGGGCGACGAGGTGGAGCGTCCTGGCGGCGACGGCGCAGGGACCGCTGGGGGCGGGCAGCCTCAGCCGCAGCAGCGGTGCCGCCTCGCGGTCGGAAGGGCGGGGGGGGTGTCGTGGGCGGCGGAGGCCGGGGCGAGGCCGGCCGGCAGGGCGGCGGCCCCGGCGAGGGCGCCCTTGGCGAGGTGGCGGCGTCCGGGTGCGGAGAACGAGGTCATGAACGGCATCCTTGGCGGGTGCCGGGCCGGGGCGAAGCACACGGCTGGGGGCGAAAGGCTGGCGCGAAGCGGGAGCAGGTGTTGATCCGGATCCATTTCACGGCTGACGATCTCGTCCGGGTACGGTTCGCGCCGCGGCCGTCGCCCGTGCCCGAACTGCACGCGGCCCTGATAATGCTGGGCGCCGCCCACGAAGCCCTGCTTTTCGGGCGCTGGCGGAGCCGACTGCTGCGGAACCTGCCGGGCAGGGCCGAGCCGCTCGCCGACTTGACGCCGGACGGCGTCGCCCCCGCCCCCGCCTTCCTCCAGGACCGGCCGGACCGTCCGGTGGCGCTCGCCTACCCGGCGGGCCGAGGGCTGCCGCTCGTCCCGGCTGAGAGCAGGGCGTGCGACGATCCCCTCGGGTAGGTCCGCGGGCGCACCCGGCTCGCGCTTCTGCGCTCCTTGGACGAGGCGCGCACGACCACGGGGCTGGCGCGCCGTATCGGCGTCAGCAACGCGACGGCCTCAGCGCACGCTTCCGCCCTGCGGGCCGCGGGCCTGATCACCACCACTCGTGCGGGCCGCTCGCTGCGCCACGCACGAACGGCCCTGGCGGAGCTGCTGCTCGCCGGCGGTGGCGGCGCCGTCGACAGCTGAGGACGAGGGGCGGGACGTCTACAGCTCGACGCTCTCGCCAAGCCGGAGCCGCCGGATATCAGCCCCTGCCCGCTTGGCCTCCATCGCGAGAACGTCGTCCAGGACCTTGAGACCCCACTCGTTGAGGAGTCCGTCATGGATGGCGTACGCACGGCGCGGTGCCGTCCGGCGCAGGTGGCCGATCAGGTCGGGCACCGTCAGCCACGGTGCCTGGCCGGGCACCAGCAGTGTCGGCGCGTCCACCACGGTCAACGCGTCCCCCGGGTGGAAGACCTCAGCGTCGATCAGGAAACCGACGTTGTCGACGGGCGGCACGTCCGGGTGGCTGAAGTGGTGCTTGTCGCCCGCCACCGTGACCTCGAAGCCGGCGACGGAGAAGCTGTCGCCGTCGCGGACCACCTGCACGCGCTCGCCGAACCCGTCGAGGTGCCGGGCGACCCCGGCGCAGGTGCAGACGGTCGCCGGGACTTCGCGCAGGCGCTCCGGATCGAAGTGGTCGAAGTGTTCGTGCGTGATGAGGACCGCCTCGGCTCCCGTCAGCACGTCGGGTTCGGACGTCATGACGCCGGGGTCGATGACGATCGCCCGGCCGTTCTTCTCCAGCCGTACGCACGCGTGGCCGAACTTGGTGATCCGCATGGCCCTCACCCTGCACGCCGGTCCGCCCATGCGGCACCGGAGTTCGCGATCAGCCGAACCGACACGGAACCCCCATGGGCCCGGTCCCGTCCTGGCCTGTGGTCGCATCGAGGGAGGCGTGATTCGGATGGCGTGAATGGGACCGGTGGGCGGAGTGATCTGCCTGGTGATGGGCGTCGGGCTGCTGCTGTGGCTGTCCCTGTCCGGAGGATCGGTCACCGACGACTGGTCCGGCTACTACGGCGCCGTCAAGGTCCTCGCTGCCGGGGGCGTCGCCGTGGGCGCCGCACTCCTGACCCGCCGCCGGGGAGACGGTCCGGGCCAGGAGTGAGAGGGGCAGTTCGCGGGCTGCCATGTCGTTCGTGTTCTCGACGCCGCTGATGTCGGGGCCCCAAGCCGCGAGTGCGTCCGGGACACGGCCCCGTCTGGAGCGGTCGGTGCTGGTGGCCAGCAGGCGACGGGCATGACCGGCGAGCGGCGGGCGGCGTCCGCCGCCCGCCGGATCTCACCGTGCCGCCGCGAACGGCGACCTCACGCGCTGGTGCCCGGGTCGTCCCCCGGCCGGATACGTCCGCGCCAGCCGGCGCTCTCGCCGCCGCCGCCCTCGACGTACTCCTTGAAACGGCGCAGGTCGCCCTTCACGCGCCGGTCGATCATGCCCAGCGCGTCGGCGCCCTTCTCGGCGAGACCGGTCGGCTCGACGTCCATCGTGAGCTCCACCCGGGTGTGCGCGTCGTCCAGCCGCTCGAAGCGGACCGAGCCGCGCTGCTGGGTGTCGCCGCCGACGGTGCGCCAGGTGATGCGGTCGTCCGGCAGCTGGTCGACGATCTCCGTGTCGAACTCACGGTGCACACCCCCGATGCTCGTGGACCAGTGGTTGTGCCGGTCGTCGAGCTGCGTGACCTCGTCGACCCCTTCCATGAAGTTCGGGAACTCCTCGAACTGGGTCCACTGATCGTAGGCGCGGCGCAGGGGGACCTCTACGTCAACCGATTCCTTCACCGTGCTCATCCGAACCCTCCTCCGATCCTGGCGGGGCGCGGCCGGGGCCGACGCACCCGTCTCCGGTGTGCGTGGCATCGGGTACCCGAAATCCCCGGCCTGAAAGAGTTCGGTGAGGGGCGGGCCGGCCCAGAACAGGCCGTGGATCACGCCTCGCCTGCCGGGCGTGACGGACGGTGACGCGCCCGCGTGGTGCGGTTCTCCGGCCGGTGGGAAAAGCCCCGGCGCCGGTCGCCTGGAGACGGTGGGGTGGCAGGGGGAAGCAGGCGGTGTCAGCCGGGGAAGCGGCCTGTCGAGCGCAGCAGCCATCGGTGTTCGGCGTAGGCGAGGTCGTCGCGCCAGAGGCGGGCCGCGGCGGTGCGCATGAGCGGGCGCAGCAGGGGTGCGGCGCGGCGGGCGGCGGCGAAGCCGGGGCGGTCCGAGGCGGCCACGACCGCTTCGGTCACGGCGGTGCGCGGGCGGCCCCGCTCGTCCGGGCCGAGGGGGGTGGCGTGGGTTTCGACGACCGAGCCGACGCCCTCTCCCTCGGTGATGTGCATGACGACGGTGCGGGGTTCGGGTGCGGTGAAGACGGCCCGGACCGGGACGACGAGCCGCCCGGCCACCTTGAAGGACACGTCGACGGTGAAGCCGTCGTCCGTGTCCCCGCGCCCGCCGGGCGCGCCGGCCACCGTCAGGTCGACGAAGGAGTACGGGTGGTACCAGGCCCCGTGCCAGGGGTCCAGGCGGTTGGCCACGACGTCCTCCGGCTCGCAGGTCCCGGTGCCCTCGTACACGGCCGTCAGGGCCCGCGCCGCCGGTGGCCGGCGTGGCACGACGGGCGCGTCCAGTGGTGGTTCGCCACCGGCCGCGTCGAGCCGGACCCACACGAGGACGCCGTCGTCGTGGACGGGCAGCGGCTCCCAGCCGGCGAAGGGGCCGCCGTCCAGGGCGAGGCCGTGCCAGTGGCAGACGAGGGTGCCGCAGCGCACGGGGCTGTCGGCGAGCGGGGCGCCCAGATGGGGGCAGGTCCCCGGTCCGGCATGCGGGCGGCCGTCGGCGCCGCGCCAGACGACCACCTCCTGTCCCGCCACGGTCCGGGCCAGCGGGCGGTCGCCGCGCAGGGCGCGGGAGGCGCCGACGACGTACCAGTTGCCGGACGGGCGGGCCTGGGCGCGCTTCAGCGCCTGGGCGATCACCGCGGGCCTGGCCTCCCGCCAGGTGGGGCGCTGGCGCTCCCAGGGGACGGCGCGGCGGCGCAGGGAGAGGGGCAGGCGGCCGCGTCGGGCGGACGGCGCGGGGGTCACGCGATCTCCTCGGAGACGGTGGGGCGGGTGGCGGACTCGGCGGTCGTGGACATTGCGGAGGCGGGGGCAGGGGCCGCGGGGGCCGAGCCGGGCTCGGGTGTTGCGGACGCGGCGCGGTGGCGGAGGCGGGCCGCGATCACCCGGACGAGTCCGTCGGCGGCGACCGTCGCCCGCCGGCGGCGGGGCACCACGGCGCGGCGGTGCAGGACGGCGTAGCCGTCGCGGGCCACGGCGTCGAGGATGCCGCCGTACAGGACGTACGCGGTGCGGATGCAGGGCCGCGAGACCGGGTCCAGCATGGCGATGCCCGGTGCCGCCTCGCGGTAGACGCCGCGGGTGAGGGCCTCGAACTCCCGGAGGGCGGCGGTGACGCGGCGGTCGTGGCGGCCGGTGTCCCTGCACCAGCGCAGCAGGCCGCGGCCGACGCCGTGGCCGGCCAGCAGGTCGGCGGGCAGGTAGACGCGGCCGCGGTCGAGGTCCTCGCCGACGTCCCGCAGGAAGTTGGTCAGCTGGAAGGCCACGCCCAGGGCGGCCGCGTGCGGTGCGGCCTGGGCGCGCGGGACGACCGTGCCGAGCACCGGCAGCATCTGCAGGCCGATGACCGCCGCCGAGCCGTGCGTGTAGCCCCTCAGGTGCGCGTAGGTCGGGTAGTCGGTCACCACGAGGTCCTGGTGCATCGCGGCCATGAAGTCGTGGAAGTGCGCGTGGTCGATGGCGTAGCGGCGCGCGGTGTCGGCGACGGCCCGCACCACGGGTTCCTCGCTGTGCTCCTGCCGCAGTCCTCGGGCGAGGCTCTGCCGCAGTTCGGCGAGCGCCGCGCCGGGGCGGGCGGCATCGGCGCCGGGGGCCGGGCAGTCGACGATGTCGTCGGCCCAGCGGGCGAAGCCGTACAGGGCGTGCACGGCGGGCCTGCGTTCGATCGGCAGCAGCCGGGTGGCGAGGAAGTACGTCCTGCCGTGCCGGGCGTTGAGGGCGCGGCAGTGGCGGTACGCCGCGCGCAGCGCCGGGTCGTGGATCCCGGCCGCGTCGAGTTCCCGGTCGGTCATGCCAGGGTCTCCTTCAGGACGGACGACTTCGGGGTGGTGCGTCCGCCGGTGATCCGCGCGGCGGCCAGTTTCCCCGACAGCAGCACGGTCGGGACGCCGACGCCGGGGGTGGTGCCGCAGCCGGCGAGTACGGCGTTCTCGGTGCCCCGGACCAGGTCGCGGGGCCGGAAGGGGCCGGTCTGGGCGAAGGTGTGGGCCACCGAGAAGGGCGTTCCGGCGGCGTGTCCCCGGGCCTGCCAGTCGGCGGGGGTGACCAGGCACTCCTCCTGGATGGCGGCCTCGATGCCGTCGAGGCCGCGCCGCTCCAGCTCGCGCAGCAGCGTGTCCCGGTAGCGCGGGCCCAGGTCGGTCCAGGCGGCGGCGCCGGGCCCGATGTCGGTGTTGGGGCAGGGGGCGAGGATGTAGTGCAGGTGGCGGCCGGGGGGTGCGAGGGAGGGGTCGGTGGCGGTGGGCCGGGTGATGAGCAGGGAGGGGTCGCTCATCAGCCGTCCGGTGCGGGTGAGTTCGTCGAAGGTGGAGTGCCAGGCCGCCCCGAACGACAGGGTGTGGTGGGCGAGGTGGTCCCAGGTGCGGTCGGTGCCGGCGTGCAGCACGACGGCGGACGGGGAGTGCCGCAGCGGCAGGGGTCTGCGCGGCCGGTGGCCGAGCAGCCGGTAGGCGACGGGCAGGTCGGGGGTGAGGACGACCGCGTCGCACGGGATGCGGTCCTGATCGGTGACGACGGCGGTGACACGGCCGCCGGATCGTTCGAGGCGGGTGACCCGCCGGCCGAACCGCAGGTCGGCGCCCGCCTCGGCGGCGGCGTCCGCCATGGCCCGGGGCAGGGCGTGCATGCCGCCTCGGGGGAAGTACACGCCGGCGACGGTGTCCATGTAGGCGATGACGGCGTACGCGGCGAGGGTCCGGGCCGGTGGCACGCCCGCGTACAGGGCCTGGAAGGAGAACACCCGGCGCAGCCGTTCGTCCTTGAGGAAGCGGCCGATCCGGGCGTCGAGGCGGCCGAAGCCGCCGAGGGCGGCCAGCCGGGCGAGGTCGGGGGTGAGCAGGTCGAGCGGGGAGTCGAAGTGGGCGTCGATGAAGTGGCGCATCTGGGCCCGGTAGAGGCTGGTCAGCCAGTCGCGCAGCCGCCGGTAGCCCATGGCCTCGGCGGGTCCGGCGAACCGCTCGACCTCGCCGGCCATCGCGTCCGCGTCGGTGTGCACGTCGAGACTGCTGCCGTCGGCGAAGCGGGCCCGGTAGGCGGGGTGGAGGGGGATCAGGTCGACGCGTCGGCGCAGGCTGTCGCCGACGGCCGCGAAGGCCTCGTCCGCGAGGTCGGGCATGGTCAGCACGGTGGGGCCGGTGTCGATCCGGTAGCCGCCGAGGGTGTGGCGGCCGGCCCGGCCGCCGGGCTGTGCGTCGCGTTCGACGAGGGTGACGCGGCGTCCGGCGCCGAGCAGGTGCAGGGCGGCCGAGAGTCCGGCGAGTCCGGCGCCGACCACGACGACGTGGTCCGTGCGTCCGGGCAGGGTGCGGCGCGTCATCGGGCGGTCTCCTTCGTACCGGAGGTGGTCGCGGTTCCGGTGCCGTCGGGGCCGGGGGTGAGGGCGGGGCNNNNNNNNNNNNNNNNNNNNNNNNNNNNNNNNNNNNNNNNNNNNNNNNNNNNNNNNNNNNNNNNNNNNNNNNNNNNNNNNNNNNNNNNNNNNNNNNNNNNGGGGGCGGGGCCGGGGGTGGGGGCGGGGGCGGGCGGCCGGAGCGGGGCGGGCGAGGGTGCGGCGTCTTCGGGCGCGGGCGCGTTGGGCGCGGCGGGCGCGGCGGGCGGCGCGTCTGAGGGCGTCCCGTCGGCCGCCGAGCGCAGCAGACTCCGCAGCCGGTGGGCGCTCCGCGGCTCCAGGAAGGCGCGGTCGAAGTGGCGCAGGCCCTGGGCGACGAGCCGGGTGATCTTGGTTTCGACCGCGGCCCGGGCGCCCGTCGCGACGAGGACCTCCCGCACCTCGTCGAGGCCTGCCGGGGTCAGCTCCGCGTTTCCCAGGGACCGTTCGAGCACGGCCAGGGCGGCGTGGTCCCCGGTGGCCTCGGCGCGGGCCCGGGCGAGGGCGGTCAGGTAGGTCGCCTTGCCCTCGCGGATGTCCCCGCCGCCGGGCTTGCCGGTGCGCAGCGGGTCGCCGAAGACGTCGTTCAGGTCGTCCCGCAGCTGGAACGCCATGCCGATCCGCCGGCCGGCCGAGCACAGGGCGAGCAGTGTGGTGTCGTCCGCGCCCGCGAGGGCGGCGCCCAGGGCGAGCGGCCGTTCCACCGAGTACAGGGCGCTCTTCAGGCAGGCGGCGCGCAGTGCCCGTGGCAGGGACCGTGCCGCCGTGGCCTGCCCGTGGACGTCCAGGTACTGGCCGGCGACCATCTCCGTGCGCATGTCGCTCCACAGGCGGCGCACCGCGGTCGCGGTCCACGCGGGCAGCGGGGTCTCGGCCACCAGGTCGTCGGCCCAGACGAGCGCCAGGTCGCCGGCCAGGATCGCGGCGCACTCCCCCAGGCGGCCGACCCGGGCGGGCGCCGCTCGGCCGGCGTACTGGGCGCGTACGTCCACGTGCAGGGCGAGCCGTCCACGGCGCCGCACCGCGCCGTCCATGACGTCGTCGTGGACGAGGGCGCAGGTCTGCAGCAGTTCGAGCGCGGCGCCGATCCGCACCCCGGCCTCGGTGGTTGCCGGGTCGGACGCGCCGCACGCGCGCAGGGACCACCAGAGCAGCCGGGCCCGGGTCCGTTTGCCGCCCTCCAGGGTGAAGCGCGCCACCCGTTCGGCCAGGTCCTTCGCGAACAGCGGGTCGGCGGCGCGGGCACGGGCGAGGCGGTCGGCCAGCACGCGGTCGAGCGTCCGGGCGACGGCGGCGGACACGTCCGCGTCGACGGCGGCCGGGTCCGGTGCGGGTGCGCTTCCCGTACGACCCGCGTCCCCCGCGCCGTTGGCTTCTCCCCCGCCGTTGGCTTCTCCCGCGTCGACGGCGTCCCCCGCCCTTCCGGCGTCCCCCGCCCTTCCGGTCTCCCCCGCGCTGTCCAGGAAGGACACGCCGGCCCCAACGGCCGTTGCCGTGGCGTCCGGCCGCGTCCGGACGGGGGATCCCGGCGGGGCGACCAGGCGTGGCACGGGCGGCGGCGGGGCCGCGTGGTGACCCTTCGCCTGTGTGGGGCGCATCCCGGTTCCTCTCGTCGTGCTCGTCGTTGCTCCGTCACCCACGTCCTTCCGCCCGGGCGGCGGCTGCGGATGCGGCACAGACGTGCCCGTTCCGGCCGTACGGCTCCCTGTCCATGCCTCCGTTCGGCGGCGCCGCGTGCCCTGCGGGGTGGCGTGTCGGCCGTGTCCTCGCCCGCCACGCATCCATCAGGGCCCGGATGCGGGAAGTGACGGTGGAGGCGGGAACGCGCACAGCGAGCGGAACGGAGGAGACCGGCGTGCTGGAGACGGACGTCGCCGTCCTGGGGGCGGGCGCCGCGGGGCTGTCCCTCGCCCACCGGCTGGCCGGGCACGTGCCGGGCGCCCGGACGCCCTCCGTGCTGCTGGTGGACGCGCCGCCGGGGCCGCTGCGGCCGCCGCCGCGCACCTGGTGCTTCTGGGAGTCGGGCCGTGGCCGGTTCGACGCGGCGCTGAGCGCCGACTGGCGGCGGCTGCGGGTGCGTCCGCCCACGGGCGCCCCGGTCGAGGGGGACATCACCCCGCTGCGCTACAAGATGCTCCGTTCCGACGACTTCGCGTACCTGGTCGGGCGGGACCTGGCGCGCAGTCCGAACGTACGGCGGCTGGAGGCGACCGCCGAGACCGTGGAGGACGTGCCGGGGGGTGCCCACGTCCGGGTGCGGACCGCCGGCGGCGGCACCGAGGTGGTGCGCGCCCGCTGGGTGTTCGACTCCCGCCCGCCCGGCAGTCTGCCGGCCGCGCGGACCACCCTGCTGCAGCACTTCCACGGCTGGTTCGTCCGCACGGCCCGGCCGGTCTTCGACGCCCGCGCCGTGGAGCTGATGGACTTCCGCACGCCGCAGCCGGCCGACGGCCTGTCCTTCGGTTACGTCCTGCCGCTCGGCCCGCACGAGGCGCTGGTGGAGTACACCGAGTTCTCGCCGCGCACCCTCACGCGGGACGGTTACGAGTCGGCGGTGCGGCAGTACGCCGACGAGGTGCTGCGGCTCGGCGAGGCGCGCATCGTCGCGACGGAGACGGGGGTCATCCCGATGACGGACGCGCCGATGCCCCGTCAGGTGGGCGCGTCGGTGTTCCGCATCGGTGCCGCCGGTGGCGCCACCCGGCCCGCCTCCGGCTACACCTTCGCCGGTGTGCAGCGCCAGACCCGGGCCGTCGCCGCGGCCCTGCGCCGCGGGCGGCGGCCGGTGCCGCCCGTCCCGCACTCCGCGCGGGCGCGGGCCATGGACGCCGTCCTGCTGCGGGCCCTGGACAGCGGCCGCGTCGACGGCCCGGCCCTGTTCTCCAGACTGTTCGCGCGCGTCCCCATGGAGCGGCTGCTGCGTTTCCTCGACGGCCGCACCCGGCTGCACGAGGACCTCTCCGTCGGCCTGCGCACCCCGGCCGGGCCGATGCTGCGTTCCGCGGCGGAGCTGTTCTGGCTGCCGCGTCGCCCCTTCGACTGATCCGCCCTCCCCCGACCGCCCTTCCCGCCCTGCCCGCCCGC includes:
- a CDS encoding phytoene desaturase; translation: MTRRTLPGRTDHVVVVGAGLAGLSAALHLLGAGRRVTLVERDAQPGGRAGRHTLGGYRIDTGPTVLTMPDLADEAFAAVGDSLRRRVDLIPLHPAYRARFADGSSLDVHTDADAMAGEVERFAGPAEAMGYRRLRDWLTSLYRAQMRHFIDAHFDSPLDLLTPDLARLAALGGFGRLDARIGRFLKDERLRRVFSFQALYAGVPPARTLAAYAVIAYMDTVAGVYFPRGGMHALPRAMADAAAEAGADLRFGRRVTRLERSGGRVTAVVTDQDRIPCDAVVLTPDLPVAYRLLGHRPRRPLPLRHSPSAVVLHAGTDRTWDHLAHHTLSFGAAWHSTFDELTRTGRLMSDPSLLITRPTATDPSLAPPGRHLHYILAPCPNTDIGPGAAAWTDLGPRYRDTLLRELERRGLDGIEAAIQEECLVTPADWQARGHAAGTPFSVAHTFAQTGPFRPRDLVRGTENAVLAGCGTTPGVGVPTVLLSGKLAAARITGGRTTPKSSVLKETLA
- a CDS encoding polyprenyl synthetase family protein, coding for MSAAVARTLDRVLADRLARARAADPLFAKDLAERVARFTLEGGKRTRARLLWWSLRACGASDPATTEAGVRIGAALELLQTCALVHDDVMDGAVRRRGRLALHVDVRAQYAGRAAPARVGRLGECAAILAGDLALVWADDLVAETPLPAWTATAVRRLWSDMRTEMVAGQYLDVHGQATAARSLPRALRAACLKSALYSVERPLALGAALAGADDTTLLALCSAGRRIGMAFQLRDDLNDVFGDPLRTGKPGGGDIREGKATYLTALARARAEATGDHAALAVLERSLGNAELTPAGLDEVREVLVATGARAAVETKITRLVAQGLRHFDRAFLEPRSAHRLRSLLRSAADGTPSDAPPAAPAAPNAPAPEDAAPSPAPLRPPAPAPTPGPAP
- a CDS encoding lycopene cyclase family protein, which produces MLETDVAVLGAGAAGLSLAHRLAGHVPGARTPSVLLVDAPPGPLRPPPRTWCFWESGRGRFDAALSADWRRLRVRPPTGAPVEGDITPLRYKMLRSDDFAYLVGRDLARSPNVRRLEATAETVEDVPGGAHVRVRTAGGGTEVVRARWVFDSRPPGSLPAARTTLLQHFHGWFVRTARPVFDARAVELMDFRTPQPADGLSFGYVLPLGPHEALVEYTEFSPRTLTRDGYESAVRQYADEVLRLGEARIVATETGVIPMTDAPMPRQVGASVFRIGAAGGATRPASGYTFAGVQRQTRAVAAALRRGRRPVPPVPHSARARAMDAVLLRALDSGRVDGPALFSRLFARVPMERLLRFLDGRTRLHEDLSVGLRTPAGPMLRSAAELFWLPRRPFD